The nucleotide sequence ACGGAAACGTACCGATTTCATTTGTGGAACTTCACCTTCTTTTAAAGGCATACGTTCATCATCAACCATAATAAGTGTGCCACTACGTTCAACCACAGGACGTTCTGCAGCCAAATAAAGTGGTACTAATGGAATACTTTCTAAATAGATGTATTGCCAGATATCCAGCTCAGTCCAGTTAGATAATGGGAATACACGAATACTTTCGCCCTTGTTCACTTTACCGTTGTAAAGATTCCAAAGTTCTGGACGCTGGTTTTTCGGATCCCAACGATGTTTCGAATCACGGAATGAATAAACACGTTCCTTGGCACGTGATTTTTCTTCATCACGGCGCGCGCCACCAAAAGCAGCATCAAAACCGTATTTATCCAGGGCCTGTTTTAAGCCCTGAGTTTTCATGATGTCGGTATATTTAGAACTACCGTGGTCGAACGGGTTAATACCTGCCTCAACCCCTTCTCTATTCTGATGCACGATCAAATCGAAACCATGGGTTTTCGCCATATTGTCCCGGAAAGTGATCATGTCTTTAAACTTCCAGCCTGTATCGACATGTAATAATGGAAATGGAAGTTTTGCTGGGTAGAACGCTTTTAGCGCAAGATGCAGCATGACCGCTGAATCTTTACCAATCGAATACAGCATGACCGGATTTTCAAACTCGGCAGCAACTTCGCGGATGATATGAATACTCTCAGCTTCAAGCTGTTTGAGATGAGTAAGTCTTTCCTCATTTAACGACATGGACAACACCAGCTTAGAAAAACGTGTACTTATGACACTTTTGAAAATTTATATTCATTATAGTGATTTACTTATCCTATCCATTGCTTGTTTTATGATATTGATATATCAAAAGCTCATATAAAAATTCATCAATAATGAATATCAGTTTTTATGAATCAATGATTTGCACAATTCAAGCGATGATATTGTGTGGTAGAGGTATATATTAACCTGTCGCTAAACCAATAAAATCCTAGGAAAATAATCTAAAGTAGTGGTTCTCAAATAGTTAAAAAATTACTAGAGTAAGACTCAATTCTCCCTCTTGATATACTTCATTTATGCCCTATAGCGCTTTTGATCTCACCACTGTAAAAACCCGTCTGGAACAGGCCCAGCTTGCTGGTTATATTTATCAGCACCAGCAACATATTTTGGTCTTGCAAGAACCTTTCAGTGATGATGGCAAGCCTTTAAATATCTATCTGCAACACGAGCTGACCGCGGATCAAATTGGATTACAGTTTGGTCTGCGTTTGCAAGAAGGTCATTGGGAATTTCTAATCGGCGTTACTTATAGTAACCAGAACGCAGCTTACGAAATTGGTGCTGGCAACCTCAAAGGTGATCAAAAAGCCTTTAACTTATTATATGCCTTTTATAATTATCCTAAAGCGTTCTATCTAGTGGCATTACCTTTGACAACCAACAGTCAGATTTTGGAGCAAACCTTGCAAAAGCAGCTTTTCAAGCAGCCTGATCTCGACTTCCTGAATACTGCAGTCAAGGTCAATCCTATGGGCGAACAAGTCAAATGGATGCAACACTATATTCTGCAACAGACTCTAGATATGAAAGTCCGGATTCAGACTGCCCTACTTTAAACTTGAACAGAAAAATTTGGAGATACTCAGGTCGATGTATCTCTATACTTTCTCAGGCAAGCACACACAGAATGCCATGCTATTCAGAATTCCTATTGCCGCTATGGCATCACTTGCTCAAACATCCAGTTAGCTTCTTATAGTTTATTATTAATTTTAATAGTTCAATAATTATCAAATAATCAACATATTCAATCCTTGTTTGTAAGGTTTTTTGTTATTTTTTTGCATACAAAATCAGCAATTACTGTTATCGTTATATCAATAAAAACTTTCAGACACTTTTCCTAAAAACATAATTATAGAGATAAAGAAATGTGGGAACTGTTTACGCATCCATCAAATATCGTATTTAGTATTAGCCTGAGCCTAATGCTGATGTTTGCTGCACTAGAATGTATTCTATTGCTGCTTGGCGGCGGCTCTCAGCATATCTTCGAACAGTTTTTACCTGAAGATTCCCTGCAACCGGAAATAAGCCCGGATCAGTCTCCCGGTGTTTTCAGCAAAGTATTTGACTGGTTATATCTGGGGCGTCTGCCTTTATTTATCTGGCTAATCATTTTCCTGACCAGTTATGGCTTGAGCGGTTTATTGATTCAGGGAATATTTGAGCGCCTGACCAGTCAGCTGTTTAACGTCTGGCTGATTTCTCCAGCCTGCCTGTTTCTGTGTATGCCTGTGGTGCGCTTTCTTGCCATGGCCGCCAGTAAACTCCTGCCCCAAGATGAAACCTCTGCGATTCATAGCGATGAACTCATCGGGCGTACCGCGACCATTATTCTGGGAGATGCCAAAGTGAATTCTCCCGCACAAGCCAAAGTCCGGGATCAACATGGCCAGACCCATTATGTACTGGTCGAACCAGAAAACAATCAAATTTTAAATCAAGGTCAGAATGTAGTTCTAACCCACAAAACCAAGAACGGCTTTCAAGCCATTGCACTTTAATTTTATTTAGCTAGCACTCAATTGAGACTTTACAACAATGTTAACATTTGATTTATATAATATTTTAATTATTGCGGGAATTATTTTTGTGGCACTGGTGACCTTCGGTCTCATCATTGCACGCTTATACCGTCGTTCAAGCAAGGAAATTTCCTTTGTGCGTACCGGTTGGGGTGGAGAAAAAGTGATTTTAGGTGGAGGCGCAATCGTGCTTCCGGTGTTACATGAAATTATTCCGGTAAATATGAACACCCTACGTCTTGAAGTCCGCCGTGCTGATGATCAGGCACTGATTACCCGTGACCGTATGCGGGTCGATGTCATGGCCGAATTCTATGTACGGGTCAAGCCTACCGCAGATTCAATTGCCACCGCAGCACAAACCCTTGGTCAAAAAACCATGTCACCGAATGAACTGAAAAATCTGGTGGAAGGTAAATTTGTTGATTCACTGCGCGCAGTGGCGGCAGAAATGGCCATGGAAGAACTGCATGAAAAACGCGTCGATTTCGTGCAAAAAGTTCAGCAAGTCGTTTCAGAAGATTTACATAAAAATGGTCTGGAGCTTGAAACGGTTTCCTTGACTGGACTGGATCAGACCGGATTTAAATACTTCAATCCGCAAAATGCGTTTGATGCTGAAGGTCTGACCAAGCTCACTGAAACCATTGAAGACCGTCGTCGTAAGCGCAACCATATTGAACAGGATACCGATCTGGCGATTAAAACCAAAAATCTGGAAGCTGAACAGGCGCGCCTGCAAATTATTCGTGAAGAAGAATATGCCAAACTGCAACAAGAACGTGAAATTGCCATTCGCCGTGCTGAACAGCTGGCTGAAATTGCCGCTCAGGAAGCCGGCAAAAAACGTGAAGCAGAAGAAGCACAAATTGCCGCTGAACGAGAAGTCGAACTCAAGCGTATTTTGGCCGCTCGTGATGTCGAAAATGAAAATATTCAAAAGGCTCAGCTGATTCAAAAAGCACAGGTCGAGCAAAAGAAAACCATTGAACTGGCTGAACAGGACCGCGCCATTGCTATTGCGGAAAAATCACGTGCTGAATCTGAAGCTAAAGCCCAAGCTGATCAGGCACGTGCACAAGCGGTAAAAGCGGAAGAAGAAGTCATTACCGTACGTCAAATCCAGCAGGCAGAGCGTCAAAAGGCAGTTGAGCTGGTCGCAGCCAAAGAACACGCTGAAAAAGATGCGATTGCAATTACAGTTGCTGCTGAAGCTGGCAAACAGGCGGCAGCAGATGATGCAGAAGCTGTGCGGATTGCGGCTGAAGCCGAAGCAGAAAAAGTCCGCCTTAAAGCCAAGGGTGAAGCGGATGCAAAAATCCTACTGGCTCAGGCAATGGAAAAACAGTATCAGGTGGATGCTGAAGGTACGCGTGCGGTCAATGAAGCCAATAACGTCCTGTCACCTGAACAGGTCGAAATGCAGATTCGTCTGACCATGCTGAAATACTTGCCTGAAATTATCCGGGAAAGTGTCAAGCCAATGGAAAATATTGATGATATCAAGATTCTCCAAGTGAATGGCCTACATGGCGGTCATACCGGTGCCTGTCAGGCAGATGCCCATCATGAGAATGGTAATGTTGCTCTATCAGATCAGGTAGTGAATAGCGCCCTACGTTATCGTAGCCAAGCACCGCTTATTGACAGTCTGATGAGTGAGCTTGGTATTCAAGGTGGTGATATCAACGGCATGACTCAGAGCCTTAAAGCCAAAACTGGTACATCTGCCTAATATTACTTACTCAAAAAAGCGGTCATTGGCCGCCTTTTTAATACCTATTCGGGGATAATTTTCAATATACGCTTATATATCTTATCTATTTCTTTATTAAGATTTGAAGCCGATGATGTTTGACATCATATACTGCTTCACTTCATCCATTTGGATATTGACTGTTCGTCAGAAATTATGAGATTCATCGATTGCTAGACTTGGTCTTCTATAAAAAAATTCTTATAGTAACTTAATAGTCTCAAGTAGCATTCTAAAATGGCTTACTACTATTCAGTTTCCACCTATAAAAAAAAATTCCTACTCACCCTCTTGGCATGCCTAGGTATTCCAATGAGTGCCTGTGCAAATAATCATGAAGATTCCAATGCAATTCACTCTCCCTCTCATCCTATTAATGTCATTATAGAGCCGTATTTGAATCAACCCACAAATATAAAAAAATTGTTTAAGACTAAAAACGCTAAGCAGCTTAAACAGATGCGGATTATGCATATTGACCTAGATTATATTTTTGATTCAGACCAACAACAGCAACAATCCAATATCCAAGCCTTGATCCAGCGTATTCAACAAATTCAGCCCAATACTATTTTTTTACAGGCTTTTGCTGATCCGGATGCCAATGGTTCTGCTAATCTGGTTTATTTTGAAAATCGGCATATTCCAATGCGGGCCAATTTATTTCCTGAACTACTAAAACAGATCCGGCAACATACACAGGTCAAACAGATCTATGCGTGGCTGCCTTTAATAGCTTGGGAGCTACCAAAATCCTATCAGCTACAATATGTTAAACATAGTCAGGACAAAACACATGGTTATATCCGGCTATCCCCCTTTGACCCGACGAATTTAAAATATATTGCAGAAATTTTTCAGGACTTTATTCAGAAGAATGCTGTAGACGGTGTACTATATCACGACGATATTACCTTAAATGATTTTGAAGATGCTTCAGTAGTAGCACGGCAAGTCTATCAACAATGGGGATATGACTTGAAGTTACTGGAAGAGCCACAGCATCCACAGCAATCTGCTTTTGCAGCAGCCAAAACAGCTTATCTTGATCAATTGGCTGCAGGAATCACTCGTCTGTTACAACATTATCGTCCTCAATTACTAACAGCACGAAATACTTACGCGCCTATCGTCTTACAGCCAGAAAGTGAAAAATGGTTTAGCCAGTCCGTGAGCAGCACTTTAAGATATTATAATTACAATGCCATTATGGCCATGCCTTATATGGAACAGGCAGGCGACCATCACCAATTTTATTTAGACTTAATTCAGCAATCCAAAAAGTACGATCCAGATTTGGATCGTACCATTTTTGAATTACAGGCCACAGACTGGCGTAGCAATCAGAAGATCGCTACCTCAGAACTAGTACAAACCATCCACTTTTTGCAACAACACGGGGTTAAGCATATCGGGTATTATCCCGATGACTTTGCGCAAGCACATCCTGCGGCAGTGGAGATAAAGTCGGTATTTCAAGTGGATCATTCACGCTAAATTCCACCAGTTTCCCCTGTATAGAATAATATAGAGTAATATTTTTGGCAGAACTTAAGGTATGAATAGCAACTGGGCTAATTTCAAAAGAAGCGGCTAATTCATCAAATTTAACTTCTTTAGGCGCAGTACGGCGTTCGTTCCCCTTGAAACGGATCCAGTTATAACTTGCCCAGATAAACAAACTGACAATAAAGCAAGCCACT is from Acinetobacter lwoffii and encodes:
- the cysD gene encoding sulfate adenylyltransferase subunit CysD, translated to MSLNEERLTHLKQLEAESIHIIREVAAEFENPVMLYSIGKDSAVMLHLALKAFYPAKLPFPLLHVDTGWKFKDMITFRDNMAKTHGFDLIVHQNREGVEAGINPFDHGSSKYTDIMKTQGLKQALDKYGFDAAFGGARRDEEKSRAKERVYSFRDSKHRWDPKNQRPELWNLYNGKVNKGESIRVFPLSNWTELDIWQYIYLESIPLVPLYLAAERPVVERSGTLIMVDDERMPLKEGEVPQMKSVRFRTLGCYPLTGAVESTANTLPEIIQEMLLATSSERQGRMIDHDEAGSMEKKKQEGYF
- a CDS encoding YqiJ family protein; translated protein: MWELFTHPSNIVFSISLSLMLMFAALECILLLLGGGSQHIFEQFLPEDSLQPEISPDQSPGVFSKVFDWLYLGRLPLFIWLIIFLTSYGLSGLLIQGIFERLTSQLFNVWLISPACLFLCMPVVRFLAMAASKLLPQDETSAIHSDELIGRTATIILGDAKVNSPAQAKVRDQHGQTHYVLVEPENNQILNQGQNVVLTHKTKNGFQAIAL
- a CDS encoding flotillin family protein, with product MLTFDLYNILIIAGIIFVALVTFGLIIARLYRRSSKEISFVRTGWGGEKVILGGGAIVLPVLHEIIPVNMNTLRLEVRRADDQALITRDRMRVDVMAEFYVRVKPTADSIATAAQTLGQKTMSPNELKNLVEGKFVDSLRAVAAEMAMEELHEKRVDFVQKVQQVVSEDLHKNGLELETVSLTGLDQTGFKYFNPQNAFDAEGLTKLTETIEDRRRKRNHIEQDTDLAIKTKNLEAEQARLQIIREEEYAKLQQEREIAIRRAEQLAEIAAQEAGKKREAEEAQIAAEREVELKRILAARDVENENIQKAQLIQKAQVEQKKTIELAEQDRAIAIAEKSRAESEAKAQADQARAQAVKAEEEVITVRQIQQAERQKAVELVAAKEHAEKDAIAITVAAEAGKQAAADDAEAVRIAAEAEAEKVRLKAKGEADAKILLAQAMEKQYQVDAEGTRAVNEANNVLSPEQVEMQIRLTMLKYLPEIIRESVKPMENIDDIKILQVNGLHGGHTGACQADAHHENGNVALSDQVVNSALRYRSQAPLIDSLMSELGIQGGDINGMTQSLKAKTGTSA
- the pgaB gene encoding poly-beta-1,6-N-acetyl-D-glucosamine N-deacetylase PgaB, whose protein sequence is MHIDLDYIFDSDQQQQQSNIQALIQRIQQIQPNTIFLQAFADPDANGSANLVYFENRHIPMRANLFPELLKQIRQHTQVKQIYAWLPLIAWELPKSYQLQYVKHSQDKTHGYIRLSPFDPTNLKYIAEIFQDFIQKNAVDGVLYHDDITLNDFEDASVVARQVYQQWGYDLKLLEEPQHPQQSAFAAAKTAYLDQLAAGITRLLQHYRPQLLTARNTYAPIVLQPESEKWFSQSVSSTLRYYNYNAIMAMPYMEQAGDHHQFYLDLIQQSKKYDPDLDRTIFELQATDWRSNQKIATSELVQTIHFLQQHGVKHIGYYPDDFAQAHPAAVEIKSVFQVDHSR
- the pgaD gene encoding poly-beta-1,6-N-acetyl-D-glucosamine biosynthesis protein PgaD translates to MNNVKNERIITDLSQLELPEYIDKPEYVRHKTVGYSLIGLGWICWMWLFMPLLTLGLWWFEGRTAIHQLAVDPVTHGNTTLGDIAILVACFIVSLFIWASYNWIRFKGNERRTAPKEVKFDELAASFEISPVAIHTLSSAKNITLYYSIQGKLVEFSVNDPLEIPTLSPLPQDVLAQSHRDNTRYA